One window from the genome of Candidatus Zixiibacteriota bacterium encodes:
- a CDS encoding EamA family transporter, which produces MQVNYAFSILFLAMLSVGWAAIFIRWCDGIDPLLISFYRMAWATALLLPVSLIRAKKIFIGISRRDFLMMVFIGFILALHFGTWISSLFYTTVASSTVLVTTQPIFLVLFSMLFTSEKVRGTSILAILLALSGAIVIGLGDLRFTGDYIKGDLLAIAGAVCVAIYLFLGRQVRQRVANLAYVQIVYASSALFLLAGVLIFSDFSYDFPLRQHIWLLCLGLIPTVLGHTLYSWALKQMRAYLVGTSILGEPVGASFYAWLIFKEIPPETTIYGALLIFAGVVTLFYSERKNIA; this is translated from the coding sequence GTGCAGGTTAATTACGCATTTTCAATTCTTTTTCTGGCCATGCTGTCGGTCGGATGGGCGGCGATTTTTATACGCTGGTGCGATGGGATCGACCCGCTTCTGATCTCGTTTTACCGCATGGCCTGGGCGACTGCTCTGCTTCTGCCAGTCAGCCTGATACGGGCCAAAAAGATCTTTATCGGGATCAGCCGCAGGGACTTTTTAATGATGGTCTTTATCGGGTTTATCCTGGCACTCCATTTTGGCACCTGGATCTCATCGCTGTTTTACACTACGGTTGCCAGTTCGACTGTCCTTGTGACTACCCAGCCGATCTTTCTGGTGTTGTTTTCGATGCTGTTCACTTCTGAGAAAGTTCGGGGTACGTCGATTCTGGCCATACTTTTGGCTCTTTCAGGAGCAATCGTGATAGGTCTGGGCGATCTCAGGTTCACCGGTGACTATATCAAGGGCGATCTTTTGGCGATTGCGGGTGCTGTCTGTGTCGCGATTTACCTTTTTCTGGGACGACAGGTCCGCCAGCGGGTGGCGAATCTGGCTTATGTGCAGATAGTATATGCCAGTTCGGCCCTGTTTCTGCTTGCGGGTGTTTTGATATTCTCCGATTTCAGCTACGATTTTCCTCTCAGGCAACATATCTGGCTTCTCTGTCTGGGACTGATTCCGACGGTTTTAGGCCATACGCTTTACAGTTGGGCTCTGAAGCAGATGCGTGCCTACCTGGTGGGAACTTCGATATTGGGTGAACCTGTTGGAGCGAGCTTTTATGCCTGGCTTATATTCAAGGAAATTCCGCCCGAAACGACGATCTATGGCGCGCTTTTGATCTTTGCCGGGGTGGTTACGCTGTTTTATTCGGAGCGTAAAAATATCGCTTGA
- a CDS encoding Rrf2 family transcriptional regulator produces MQISRKSDYALRAVTYLVNQPDGKRSSISEIAEAEGIPRDFLAKILKELCRAGFLKSFQGVTGGYTLATDRSKINFLNVIEAMQGEVHVSLSLEEGADGLGTQKTSSAMIPFWKKIQKNVVKELQSVSFDDPKFIKK; encoded by the coding sequence ATGCAGATATCTCGTAAGTCTGATTATGCCTTAAGAGCAGTGACCTATCTGGTTAACCAGCCGGATGGCAAGAGATCTTCGATTTCTGAAATCGCAGAGGCCGAGGGTATCCCGCGTGATTTTCTGGCCAAGATCCTCAAAGAGTTGTGCCGGGCGGGATTTCTGAAATCCTTCCAGGGCGTCACGGGTGGTTACACCCTGGCAACTGACAGGTCAAAGATCAACTTCCTGAACGTGATTGAGGCGATGCAGGGCGAAGTCCATGTCAGTCTCAGCCTGGAAGAGGGCGCTGACGGCCTGGGAACCCAGAAGACCTCGAGTGCCATGATTCCGTTCTGGAAAAAGATCCAGAAGAATGTAGTCAAGGAGTTGCAGTCGGTATCATTTGATGATCCGAAGTTTATTAAGAAGTAA